The genomic region TTTTAACTTTTTTAGAAGCAACTTAAACTTAGGCCGATCAGTTGTCGTCCCTGTGAATTTTTCGGAATAGATTTTATCACAATCGGCCTGCTTTAGTTGCTCGATTTGTGTATCTAAATTCTGGCCCATCGTAGACACTCTTGCATAGCCATATTTCATAATAGTGTTACCTCCTAAAATTTGATGCACAAACTTATTTTAAAAGATACGCGATGATTAGCAAGGCTTATATTTACGTTTTGTAAACATTCCGTTCAGAAACTATCGAACCACGCCGCCTAACCCCAAGTGTACACTCTCCGTTTAAGTTCATCTACTTTATTGTATCTATAAGTTATCACACCCATCATGACTCGTTAAAGTTATACGCTTTAACGTTTTATCAAAAAAGCTTAACTCTTGTTAAGCTTATTAAAATTTTAATAATCCTTTAAAGCTTTTGTTATCAATCGTTTCATCTAATATCGCTAGCAAAAATGACGGTCTATATTAAATTTTGCACAATTATTATTAATTATTTTGAAAATTTCATCGCATTATTACTATTTAGCGACTATTAATAGTCAAAAATAATAAATTGTTTTTCAGTTAGTACTATGCAAATATCACTTGCTTTTAAATACTTCTCTACTTTCTTATAATATGATTAAGCTCAATTGGGGGAGGAATCATCATGTTAGCCACTACGCTTAAAAAACGTCGTATTGATCTACATTTAACTCAACAAGCTGTCGCAGATCAGCTTCACACAAGTCGACAGACTATTTCGAACTGGGAAAACGGTAAAAACTATCCCGACGTCCCAATGCTGGTCGCCATTAGTAATCTATATGATTTATCACTCGACGATATGTTGAAGCAAGACACCAACTATCTCAATAAAGTCGCTAACGATTACCAGTTAATTAATCAACAAAAAAAGACACACTTATTAGATTATGCCTTGTTGCTTACTTTATCGGGATTGGTCATCATCATTCTAGCTACGATTTTTTTCAAATCACTGGTCAATGAACAGTTAACTGGGCTCTTAGTCTTAGTTTTTACAACAATCCTCGTTATCTTGAGCTACTTTAAAACAGTTCAATTCTACTCTAAACAGCCTGGAAATAAGCAGCCCCTCTTGATTCCTAAGGTCGTTGGAATCGGCCTGACAATCAACCCTAACCATCCAATTGGTAAAATAATATGGTTATTTATTTTAATTTTTGTAGTTGGTAGCTTACTGACCGTTATTTTTTAAAAGAAGCTAAAAAAAGTGCTAACCCTTTTTTCTGGGTTAACACTTTTTTATTAGCCAAATACTTTTAAATTCGTCTTATTCGCTTTTTCAGTCTTCACTAATTCGCCTTGGACGCACCACCGACGAACCGTTTGATCACAGGTAATTAAGGTGACCATTTTATGTCCCGGGACATCATCGATTACTTTGACTTCTTCAGGGGCAATCGATTTTTTAACGTTTACGCGGTATGAATAGACGTTTTGTAAATCAGTTAGGTAAACCATATCGCCGACTTTAACATTTTCCAATGGTAAAAAGATGTTGGTAAATGAATGACCGGCTAAGGCATAGTTATTATCGGCACCCATCTTCTGGTCAGGTTTCATCGTACCACCGCCTTGGGCCATTGTTGCTTCTGAGACGCCCTTCATGACCGGCAATGCAATTCCGACGCTCGGAACCGCAACCTTCCCTAAAACAATCACATCGCCCTTAACGGCGGCGCTGACGATTTGCTTTGTATCGAGTGTTTTAACACTATTGAAATCAAAATTAGCCTTTTTATGTTGGTTTTTCTTAATTTGAGCGGCCGTCACCGTATTCATCCGGCGATTAGCCATTGATTTAACCATTTGATTGCGAATTGGGCCAATAAAAACAAGTATTAAACCAATGAGCAATAAAAGTGCTAGCAGACTATTAATAAGCCGATTCTTCGTCTTTTTTTGCACAACAATTTATCCCCTTTACTACTGATTTATTTTATTGTATCACATCTCAAAGCGGTTACTCATTTTAAAAAGTCTTATTTTTCCACAATAATTGCCGGATGCATTAAATTTCGAAATAAATTAGCGGTAATCGCAATT from Latilactobacillus sakei subsp. sakei DSM 20017 = JCM 1157 harbors:
- a CDS encoding helix-turn-helix transcriptional regulator, whose product is MLATTLKKRRIDLHLTQQAVADQLHTSRQTISNWENGKNYPDVPMLVAISNLYDLSLDDMLKQDTNYLNKVANDYQLINQQKKTHLLDYALLLTLSGLVIIILATIFFKSLVNEQLTGLLVLVFTTILVILSYFKTVQFYSKQPGNKQPLLIPKVVGIGLTINPNHPIGKIIWLFILIFVVGSLLTVIF
- a CDS encoding class A sortase, which encodes MQKKTKNRLINSLLALLLLIGLILVFIGPIRNQMVKSMANRRMNTVTAAQIKKNQHKKANFDFNSVKTLDTKQIVSAAVKGDVIVLGKVAVPSVGIALPVMKGVSEATMAQGGGTMKPDQKMGADNNYALAGHSFTNIFLPLENVKVGDMVYLTDLQNVYSYRVNVKKSIAPEEVKVIDDVPGHKMVTLITCDQTVRRWCVQGELVKTEKANKTNLKVFG